A single genomic interval of Hippea jasoniae harbors:
- a CDS encoding type II secretion system protein, with translation MKRKGFTLIEVAIVLVILGLIIGLGIPMLRMLVKQNKLTQDRTLVKEAKEALIGYAFAHGGFPAPVNKNGYRTLPASKLGVPSRDAEGQSIIYDVNDTLTDDATGGNLTTFCNNVKSAISSNQKPQIQYSDGTKKSVAFVVISRGSNYKLDDLNSNAAKWTNGTRIYDSDDHPYSKDYDDIVVSYSLGELNNWCLQNIGESSSGGLGGFVSNLANFLNKYANANKAPDSGDVNLPSGYSYSKQGKRRAVIEYSDNGKTYEATVSWKISGGINEVDIKVR, from the coding sequence ATGAAAAGAAAGGGCTTTACGCTTATAGAGGTTGCCATTGTTTTGGTTATTCTGGGTTTGATTATAGGCCTTGGTATTCCCATGCTAAGGATGCTTGTCAAACAAAATAAGTTAACACAGGATAGAACTTTGGTTAAAGAGGCAAAAGAGGCTTTGATAGGATATGCCTTTGCACACGGTGGTTTTCCAGCTCCAGTAAATAAAAATGGTTATAGAACTCTGCCAGCAAGCAAATTGGGTGTTCCATCAAGAGACGCTGAAGGGCAATCCATAATTTATGATGTTAATGATACATTAACAGACGATGCCACGGGAGGAAATTTAACAACTTTTTGTAATAATGTGAAAAGTGCAATAAGCTCAAACCAGAAACCCCAGATTCAGTATTCTGATGGAACAAAAAAATCAGTAGCTTTTGTTGTTATAAGCAGAGGTTCAAATTACAAACTTGATGATCTGAATAGTAATGCAGCTAAGTGGACTAATGGAACAAGAATTTATGATTCAGATGATCATCCTTACTCTAAAGATTATGATGATATTGTGGTTTCTTATTCTCTGGGGGAGTTGAATAACTGGTGTTTACAGAATATTGGAGAAAGCAGTAGCGGGGGGTTAGGTGGATTTGTTTCTAATTTGGCTAATTTCTTGAACAAATATGCTAATGCAAATAAAGCTCCTGACTCAGGAGATGTTAATTTACCTTCGGGATATAGCTATTCAAAACAGGGTAAAAGAAGAGCTGTAATCGAATACTCTGATAATGGTAAAACTTATGAAGCCACTGTTTCATGGAAAATAAGCGGTGGTATAAACGAGGTAGATATTAAAGTGAGATGA